In Gimesia panareensis, the genomic window GCAAGCAGGAGAGCGCTCCGCTGTCGCTCACCATCGTACCGGAACGGCGTAAAGTCCCTGATCCGCTTTCATTGAATTTTGAACTGGAGCCGTCCGCTGCCAATCCCGAAAAGCTCGTGGATCTGAAAATCACGATGAAGCTGAACGATCCGGAGTTCCACACCTTTGCTCTCGATCAGGATAAGACCCAGGCGGGCCTGCCGACTCACATTGAAATCTTCAAGCTGGAAGGTTTGAAACCGGTCTCCAGACAGTTCACGGCGAATCCGGAACCCGAAGAAGAGACCCACGACGATATTCATCAGCGGACCCACTACAACGAAGTTACCTGGACGCGTCAGTTCGAACGTCTGCCGGAAGCGAAAGAGATTGGCCTGGAAGGAAAACTGACGTACCAGATCTGCAACAAGGGAAGCTGTCGGCGTCCAATGCCGATCGAATTCCAGCTGGGAGATATTACCAACGCCCAGCCGGTGGCGATGTCCTCGCTGGCAGAACTCAACAGCGACAGTGCAGACGACGATGAGATTATCATCAGCTCTGAAGAATCGAACCGCAGCCTTGGTTCCGTTCTGTTTTTTGCCTTCCTGGGCGGTCTGATTCTGAACGTGATGCCCTGCGTACTGCCGGTGGTGGCGATCAAAGTCATGAGTTTTGTGCAGCAGGCAGGCGAAAGCCGGATGCGGATTTTCCTGTTAAACATATTCTATTCACTGGGAGTGCTGTGCGTCTTTTTGAGCCTGGCCTCGCTGGCGGTCTTTGCGGGTTTGGGCTGGGGCGGGCTGTTCCAGAGTACGAAATTCAATATCATCATGGCCTGCATCGTCTATGCAATGGGCCTGAGCATGCTGGGCGTCTTTGAAATTCCGGTGCCGGGCATGGTCGGTTCTGCTGCAGGCGGGCAGCAGAAAGAAGGATTGACCGGTGCGTTCCTGACCGGGATCCTGGCGACCCTGCTGGCAACCCCCTGCAGCGGTCCGTTCCTGGGACCGGTGCTGGCCTGGTCCGTCCAACAGACTCCTCAAATCACTTACCTGGTCTGGCTGGTGATGGGACTGGGGATGGCTTCACCTTATCTCGTTTTCAGTGTCTTCCCGAATGCAATCAAATTACTGCCCAAGCCAGGCATGTGGATGGTGCGGTTTAAAGAATTTTCCGGCATCGTGCTGATGGGCGCGGTGATCTTTATCATTTCGTTCCTGGATGAATCACTGACCATTCCCGTGCTGATCATGCTGCTGGGGATTACCACCGGCCTGTGGATGATCGGCAGTCTGTATTCGCACAGTTCCCCGATGCGGCTGAAGATGACCGTACGGGTTATGGCCCTGCTGCTCACTGCCGGAATCTGCTACTTCGGCTATAACATGAGTCAGAAATCAACTAACGACCTGCCCTGGGTCCCCTTTAATGCCCAGGAACTGAAGAAACTCCGTTCGGAAAATCGCACGGTACTGATTGATTTCTCAGCAGAATGGTGCCTGAGCTGTAAGAGCAACGAGAAATTTGCGTTGAATACTCCAGAGACACTGGAAATGGTCAAGAAATACGACGTCGTCCCGATGTACGCGGACTACACTGACGAATCGCCGGCGATCAAAGAATGGCTGGATAAGTTTGAAAGCATCAGCATTCCCCTGACGGTGATCTTCCCCGCCAATCGCCCCAACAAACCAATCATCATCCGCGACGTGTACACGCAGTCCACTCTGTTGAGTGCACTCAAAGAAGCGGTTGATGACTCTCCCACCAATAAGCCCCCCACGAAACAGGCGATGGTTTCCACCAGGAGTACAAAAACAGACTAGAGGTCCTCTGGCCTGCGTGGGTGACCGAAACTCCTGAAGCGAAATTGAGTTCAGGAAACGCATCAACGCTTTCCGATTCCTGAGTTTTATTGTAAGGTATCAATCTGTCTGCGAACGGGCTCTGCCCGTACGTTTCAATGACTCTGTTTTTTATCAATCTGAGCGGCATGGCGCTAGCCACCGGTAATCGAAAGCTCCTTACCGGCGGCTAGCGCCGTTCCGCTCATTCAGATACAACCGTTTTACCTGACACCGAGATCCACCATGCAAGATACTCCCTCCGCTCCTGAGCCCGAACAGAATGATGATATCGTCGTCGCGGCTCCCCGACGCCCGATCTGGTCTGAAATGAAAACCGCTGAAGACTGGTGGGCGATCTGGATTGGTGGATCTCTGCTGGTGATCTGCTTTCTGGCAATGTATTTTTCGCTGCCAGCCGATTTTGCCGAGCAGGTTAAGACAGCGGAAGCGGCCGGCGAAAAAGTGAGCGTGCACAGTCCATTGAAACCCTGGCTGGCCAAGCCGGGCTCCTGGAAGGATAATCCGCTGGACTCGCTGTTTCCCGCTGAGAAGTCAAGCCTGCTGCTGCCCATCGGCGTGGTCTTTGCGGTCAGTCTGATCGTATTTTCGATCGGGGTGACTGTCATGGGCCAGAAAACAGTTCCGTTTGCCGTTGGTTTTGTGGCGGTATTTCTACTGGCCACACTGGCCTATATTCTGACCGGGCAGGCGGTGGTCAAAAGTTATAACCTGGAGTATGCGCTGTGGGCCCTGATGATCGGTTTGATCATCAGTAACACGATTGGTACGCCGGAGTGGATCAAGCCGGCCCTCAAAACGGAACTTTATATCAAGTCGGGCCTGGTGATTATGGGTGCCGGCGTACTGCTGAACCGCCTGTTGATTCTGGGTCTGCCCGGTATCTATGTGGCCTGGGTCGTGACGCCGGTCGTACTGATCAGTACTTACTTTTTCGGGCAGAAATTCCTGAAGATGGAATCCCGTTCGCTGAACATGGTGATCTCGGCGGATATGTCGGTCTGCGGTGTGTCGGCTGCGATTGCTACGGCTGCTTCCTGTAAGGCGAAAAAGGAAGAGCTTTCGTTTGCCATCGGACTGTCGCTGACCTTTACGGTGTTCATGATGATTGCGTTGCCGGCTGTGATTAAAGCAGTGGGCATGGACCCGATCCTGGGGGGTGCCTGGATGGGCGGAACCATCGATGCCACCGGGGCGGTCGCTGCCGCCGGTAATATGCTGGGACCGGAAGCAGAACAGGCCGCTGTGACCATCAAGATGATTCAGAATATTCTCATCGGCGTGACCGCATTTGGCGTGGCCGTCTACTGGGTCAGTTGCGTGGAAGGGAAGGAATCGGGCATTAAACCGGATGCCTGGGAAATCTGGTACCGCTTTCCCAAGTTCGTGCTGGGCTTCATTGCGGCTTCTGCCATCTTCTCGCTCTTGTACGTGACGCTTCCCGGAGGGGACTCCGTCATACCGGCAATGACGAAAGAATCGTCCAAGGTGTTCCGCGGCTGGTTCTTCTGTCTGGCCTTTGTCAGTATCGGCCTGGAAACCAACTTCCGCGAACTGGCCAAGTTCCTCAAAGGGGGCAAGCCGCTGATTCTGTATGTCTGCGGTCAATCCCTGAACCTGATTCTCACGCTGCTGATGGCATGGCTGATGTTCAATGTCTTCTACAAAGACGTCGTCAATCAGGTCTTCAACAAGTAGCCTGCAGCTTCAGACTGAGGCGCAACGTCCACTACTGAGAACAGTTTATCTCCAGGTCTTTCGCGGCGATCGGATACAATGCGTGTTCAAACCCGCTGTTTCCGGTCAGGCCAGGAGATTTCTCATGTTGCTGTTAGCGTCTCCGTTTTCAGTCCGTTCCGTTTCTCCAAGAAGAATGGAAGCGCCTCGCTTTACGTCTCCGGTCAACGCGAACGAATTTATATGCGGGACGCGCGGTAAAAACTGGTCATTTCCGGTCTGTTATGCGTATTTCTGTGTCAATTCGTGTCCAAAAACGGTCTTTTCTGGCAGGCAAATCAGTGCTCAACGGGAACCGGTGAAAAAGGGAACGATCAAAATTCGCGTCAAACCAGAGGTTTTTATGGGGAGCAGATTCACAGGAGCAGATCTGTCAGGTTCATACCGGGTACCGTGCTCGCGCGCGCGACGCATAACACGCAGTTTCGCTGACGGCGCGAGCGGTTCAAGTCCAGTTTCTGCACCTGAACCTGTCAGGAGAGTGCGCAAAAGAAAACCCCGGTTGTTCAGGACCGGGGTGGGAAATCGTTTCAAGACCATTCAGGATGACTGTTGTAACAGCCAGACCAAAAGGCCTTTCGCCAGGTGCTTGCGGTTCTCCGCCTGGTCGAAGACGATGCTCTGGTCACAGTCGACGACTTCGTCCGTCACTTCCAGTCCCCGCTTGGCGGGCAGACAGTGCATGAAGCGACACTGTTTCCCGGCAGCTGCCATCAGGCTTTCGGTCACCTGATAGGCGGCGAAGATCTGCTTGCGTTTTTCGGTTTCAGCTTCCTGTCCCATGCTGGCCCAGACATCGGTGTAGATTACCGTGGCATCAGCGACCGCCTTCTGAGGATCCGCTTCCAACTCTAATTGCACGGAAGGATAAGTTTTCTTGATCGTTGCCACCAGGTCGGAGCAGAGTTCAAAACCTTCCGGAGAAGAGACGACAAATGGCACATTCAGTTTGGCACAACAGTTGGCCAGAGAATAAGCGACGTTATTTCCGTCTCCCACGTAGACCAGTTTCTGTTGGGTCAGATCGCCGAGCAGTTCCTGCATCGTAAACAGGTCGGTCAACGCCTGGCAGGGATGGCTCAGATCAGACAACGCATTGATTACAGGGGTTCCTGCATTCCGGGAGAACTGTTCGATCAGTTCGTGAGAGAAGGTTCGCATGGTAATCACATCGGAAAAACGACCGATCACCCGGGCGACATCTTCGATCGATTCCCGACCATCGAGGCCCGCTTCCTTGCAGGTGAAGAAGCTGGAACCGCCGCCCAGTTCCCACATGGCCGACTCAAAACTGAGGCGGGTGCGGAGAGAGGGTTTTTCAAACAACTGAGTCATGGTATATCCCTGCAGCAGTTGAGGACGTTCCCCCTGCTTCCGCTTGTCTTTCAGCTCCTGAGCCAGAGCAAAGATCTCAGTAATTTCGGACGATTCCAGGTCGTTTAAAGTGACTAAATGCCTCATGGACGCTCTCAATTAATGACATGTTAAAAACAGGAATTCCTGTTCGCTTCTTAAATAAGACTCGAACAGGAATGTGTGAATAATCCAATGATTTCAGTGACAGGGGCCGCTGGCGTTATGCTTCTTCGGCCATTTCCCGCAGGACAGTCGCGATCAGTTCGCAGCCTTCTTCGACCTGTTCGGCAGTGACGTTCAGAGCCGGCAGCAGGCGGACGACGGTATCGTGCGTCGCGTTGATCAACAGACCGCGTTCCATACATTTTCCGACGGCGGGTGCAGAGGGGATATTAAGATCGACGCCGATCATCATGCCTTTGACGCGGACCTCACGGATGATGGGCAGCTCATCCTGGAGTTGTTCAAAGAACTGCTGGAACTTATTCGACATGGCCTGGCAGTTGTCCAGCAGGTTCTGATCTTCGATCATCTGACCGGTCGCGAGACCAGCTGCCATCGCCAGGGGATTGCCCCCGAAGGTGCTGGCATGCATGCCGGGCCGCAGGCTGGGGGCGACTTCATCAGTGGCAATCAGAGCTCCGGCAGCAACACCGCCGGCGATCCCTTTGGCCATCGTCATGATATCCGGCTGTACGTTCCACTGCTGATATCCGAACCAGGTTCCGGTGCGGCCCATGCTGGTCTGCACTTCGTCAAAGATCAGCAGGCAGTTCGCTTCGTCGGCGATCTTCCGCAGACCGGCGAGATAGTCCTGATCGGGAACGTTGACGCCCCCTTCGCCCTGCACCGGCTCGACCATGATGGCACAGGTCTCATCGTCGACGAGGCTGGCGATCGCTTCCAGGTCATTAAAGGGGGCATAGCGGAACCCGGCGACCAGCGGTCCCAGACCGGCGTGATACTTGGGCTGGGCCGTCGCGGTGACGGCAGCGAAGGTTCGCCCGTGGAAACCGTTTTCGCAGGTGATGATCTTGGGCCGTTTACCATCATAGTGCAGGCGGGCCAGCTTGAGTGCGCCTTCGTTGGCTTCCGCACCACTGTTGCAGAAGAAGGCTTTCCCGAAACTCCGGGTACAGAGGAATTCAGCAAAGCGTCCCTGGGCTTCGGTGTACCAGGTATTGGGAACATGAATCAGCCGGGAAACCTGGTCCTGAATCGCAGAGACGACCGGTTCGGGACAATAGCCCAGGATGTTACAGCCCCAGCCGGGAAACAGGTCGAGGTAGCGGTTGCCTTCAGCGTCCCAGACATAGCTCCCCTCGCCGCGTACCAGACTGATGGGGTAACGACCATAATTGGGGATCACATACTTGTCGAAGAGGGCAATCGTTTCCTGACTACTGGCATGTCCCGTTACTGACACTGAAACACCTCACTTATAAGAGAAATCCGTAAATTCACAATATCGGTTGACCGGAAAGGAATTTTGACACTATTTCTTGAACTCAAGTTCGAAAAAAAAGCAAACTTTTGATAACCGGCTGTCGGGGCAGCAGTTCAAGACTCAATCCCGCTGACAGCAGCCGGGCAGAAAGAAGCGGGAGATTATAGCAGAAGGCTCTATTTTTCGCAGCAATCCGGGAAAAAAGAATCGGATTCCTCACCAAATATTCATTTATCCAGCCTGGAGGATTTCCGCAACTTCTTTAGCAAAATAGGTTAAGACCCCATCGGCGCCAGCCCGCTTGAAACAGAGCAGGCTCTCGAGCATGCATTTCTGCCGATCCAGCCAGCCGTTCTGAGCGGCTGCGGAGATCATCGCGAACTCGCCACTGACCTGATAGGCATAGGTGGGGACTTCGAATTCGGCTTTGACGCGGCGGACAATATCCAGGTAGGGCATCCCCGGTTTGACCATCACCATATCGGCCCCTTCGCTGATATCCAGTCCGACTTCCCGCATCGCTTCGTCGCTGTTGGCCGGGTCCATCTGATAGGTCCGCTTGTCCCCCGTTCCCAGGTTGGTTCCGGAACCGACGGCATCACGGAAGGGACCGTAAAAGGCAGAGGCATATTTGGCCGCGTAAGCCATGATCTGCACGTGCTGATAACCGGCTTCGTCGAGGGCTTCGCGAATGGCCCCGATGCGGCCATCCATCATGTCGGAGGGTGCGATAATATCGCACCCCGCTTCCGCCTGCACCACGGACTGTTTACAGAGCACATCGATGGTTTCATCGTTGACGACGTAACCGTCTTTAACAAGACCATCCTGTCCATGGCTGGTATAGGGATCGAGGGCCACATCACAGAGGATGCCCATGTTGAGGTTCTGCTCTTTCAAAGCACGTACCGCCCGGCAGACCAGGTTTTCCGGATTATATGCTTCTTCTCCCCCTTCGGTTTTCTTCGCCGGGTCGGTCGCGGGAAAGAGTGCCAGCGCGGGGATCTGCAGCTCGGCTGCAGCTGCCGCCTGTTCTACCAGATGATCTATCGTCAACCGGTGGACTCCCGGCATGGAAGGAATCTCTATTTTCTGATTCGCGCCTTCCTGTATAAAGACAGGCCAGATCAGATCATTCACAGAAAGCTGATTCTCGGAAACCAGGCGTCGAGACCAGTCGGTTCGACGATTTCGCCGCATACGCACCTGTGGATACATGAAAAACAGAGTCCTTTTTTATTGGAAATTCGGGAATGCCTGAAAAATTCGGGATGGAACCCTGATTATGATCTAAGAGGCCCTGAATATAAAGGTACAGCCTCTTTTTAAATCTGGATGAGAGAACAGATTAGACCATTGCAATACCCAGAAAAGTTCAATAGTGTATTATATGTAGGGGATTTAACCCTCCCACCTTAAGAGCTGAGATCACAGGCCTGGCAACCGGTCCTGTCGTCCTTCATCAGTGATACCACATTCTATAAAAGAACAGTGAGGATCTTCTATGCGAAGAATTAACATGGTGCTCGTCAGCTCCATTATGCTGTTATTCACAACGTCGCTTGCCTCTGCAGGCGACTGGGCACACTGGCGCGGCCCGGAGCATAATGGGATCTCCCGTGAAACAAATCTCGTCGATGAGTGGTCTCTCGATGGTAAAAACGTGCTCTGGACTTCAGATATCGGCGGTCGTGCCGCCCCGATCGTCTTGAATGGTCGCGTGTATCTGAACTGTCGAACTCACCACGATGTGACCGACCCCAAAGATAAGATTAACGCCCAGGAACAGGTTGTCTGCTGGGATGCCAAAACCGGTGAAGTGCTCTGGAAAGATGTCTTCAACGTCTTCCAGACCGACATCCCTTCTCCCCGCGTGGGCTGGGCCAGCATGGTCGGCGATCCGGAAACCGGAAACGTCTACGTGCACTCGGTCAGCGGTCTGTTCCGCTGCTATACGGGTGACGGGAAACTGCTCTGGGAAACCTCACTGGCTGAAGACTACGGAAAAATTTCCGGTTACGGCGGACGAACCCAGACTCCCATCATCGACGAAAACAATGTCATCGTCAGCTTCCTGCAGATGAACTGGGGCAAAACCGCTGCTCCCCCTCCAAAGCAGACCTACTATGCTTTCGATAAAAAGACCGGCAAGCTGATGTGGACCGCCGCTCCCGGCGGTGCTCCCTTAGACACCAACTACTCGGCCCCCATCGTGACTGTGATTGACGGCGTTCGCCAGTTGATCGCCGGGAATGCCGATGGTGGCTGTTACGGTATGAATGCCCGCACGGGAGAAAAACTGTGGG contains:
- a CDS encoding protein-disulfide reductase DsbD family protein, which translates into the protein MLKTPRRNIAIVSCLTILASLLCLSQTLPAQKPSLPDLFGQKQAGTTNQSAAKAEVSVSLLPQDAKAGDTVTLSLTMLIPEGSYSYSTNPTFGGATKFVIEEAKGLTAVDQHFNADHPPKTVFEPLFGKEIEKYTKSVIWTRRFKVNADVKDPSQVLIKGQMLYQVCDAKNCVPSQFAFTETLSGKQESAPLSLTIVPERRKVPDPLSLNFELEPSAANPEKLVDLKITMKLNDPEFHTFALDQDKTQAGLPTHIEIFKLEGLKPVSRQFTANPEPEEETHDDIHQRTHYNEVTWTRQFERLPEAKEIGLEGKLTYQICNKGSCRRPMPIEFQLGDITNAQPVAMSSLAELNSDSADDDEIIISSEESNRSLGSVLFFAFLGGLILNVMPCVLPVVAIKVMSFVQQAGESRMRIFLLNIFYSLGVLCVFLSLASLAVFAGLGWGGLFQSTKFNIIMACIVYAMGLSMLGVFEIPVPGMVGSAAGGQQKEGLTGAFLTGILATLLATPCSGPFLGPVLAWSVQQTPQITYLVWLVMGLGMASPYLVFSVFPNAIKLLPKPGMWMVRFKEFSGIVLMGAVIFIISFLDESLTIPVLIMLLGITTGLWMIGSLYSHSSPMRLKMTVRVMALLLTAGICYFGYNMSQKSTNDLPWVPFNAQELKKLRSENRTVLIDFSAEWCLSCKSNEKFALNTPETLEMVKKYDVVPMYADYTDESPAIKEWLDKFESISIPLTVIFPANRPNKPIIIRDVYTQSTLLSALKEAVDDSPTNKPPTKQAMVSTRSTKTD
- a CDS encoding YeiH family protein, giving the protein MQDTPSAPEPEQNDDIVVAAPRRPIWSEMKTAEDWWAIWIGGSLLVICFLAMYFSLPADFAEQVKTAEAAGEKVSVHSPLKPWLAKPGSWKDNPLDSLFPAEKSSLLLPIGVVFAVSLIVFSIGVTVMGQKTVPFAVGFVAVFLLATLAYILTGQAVVKSYNLEYALWALMIGLIISNTIGTPEWIKPALKTELYIKSGLVIMGAGVLLNRLLILGLPGIYVAWVVTPVVLISTYFFGQKFLKMESRSLNMVISADMSVCGVSAAIATAASCKAKKEELSFAIGLSLTFTVFMMIALPAVIKAVGMDPILGGAWMGGTIDATGAVAAAGNMLGPEAEQAAVTIKMIQNILIGVTAFGVAVYWVSCVEGKESGIKPDAWEIWYRFPKFVLGFIAASAIFSLLYVTLPGGDSVIPAMTKESSKVFRGWFFCLAFVSIGLETNFRELAKFLKGGKPLILYVCGQSLNLILTLLMAWLMFNVFYKDVVNQVFNK
- the argF gene encoding ornithine carbamoyltransferase translates to MRHLVTLNDLESSEITEIFALAQELKDKRKQGERPQLLQGYTMTQLFEKPSLRTRLSFESAMWELGGGSSFFTCKEAGLDGRESIEDVARVIGRFSDVITMRTFSHELIEQFSRNAGTPVINALSDLSHPCQALTDLFTMQELLGDLTQQKLVYVGDGNNVAYSLANCCAKLNVPFVVSSPEGFELCSDLVATIKKTYPSVQLELEADPQKAVADATVIYTDVWASMGQEAETEKRKQIFAAYQVTESLMAAAGKQCRFMHCLPAKRGLEVTDEVVDCDQSIVFDQAENRKHLAKGLLVWLLQQSS
- a CDS encoding aspartate aminotransferase family protein; protein product: MSVTGHASSQETIALFDKYVIPNYGRYPISLVRGEGSYVWDAEGNRYLDLFPGWGCNILGYCPEPVVSAIQDQVSRLIHVPNTWYTEAQGRFAEFLCTRSFGKAFFCNSGAEANEGALKLARLHYDGKRPKIITCENGFHGRTFAAVTATAQPKYHAGLGPLVAGFRYAPFNDLEAIASLVDDETCAIMVEPVQGEGGVNVPDQDYLAGLRKIADEANCLLIFDEVQTSMGRTGTWFGYQQWNVQPDIMTMAKGIAGGVAAGALIATDEVAPSLRPGMHASTFGGNPLAMAAGLATGQMIEDQNLLDNCQAMSNKFQQFFEQLQDELPIIREVRVKGMMIGVDLNIPSAPAVGKCMERGLLINATHDTVVRLLPALNVTAEQVEEGCELIATVLREMAEEA
- the hemB gene encoding porphobilinogen synthase, translated to MYPQVRMRRNRRTDWSRRLVSENQLSVNDLIWPVFIQEGANQKIEIPSMPGVHRLTIDHLVEQAAAAAELQIPALALFPATDPAKKTEGGEEAYNPENLVCRAVRALKEQNLNMGILCDVALDPYTSHGQDGLVKDGYVVNDETIDVLCKQSVVQAEAGCDIIAPSDMMDGRIGAIREALDEAGYQHVQIMAYAAKYASAFYGPFRDAVGSGTNLGTGDKRTYQMDPANSDEAMREVGLDISEGADMVMVKPGMPYLDIVRRVKAEFEVPTYAYQVSGEFAMISAAAQNGWLDRQKCMLESLLCFKRAGADGVLTYFAKEVAEILQAG